Part of the Natrialbaceae archaeon AArc-T1-2 genome, ACTGCTCGCAGAGCACCCCGATCACGTCGATGTCTCCGACGTCGCATCGGAGATCGCCGAACGGGAAACCGACACGACGCCGGTTCCGAACAACCTCTATAAGAGCGTCTACGTCTCACTCCAGCAGACACATCTCCCCCAGCTCGAAGAAGACGCCATCATCGAGTACGATCCCGAAGCGAAGACGATCCAGCCCGGCCCACACTTCGAGGACGTCCTCGAGTACGTCGACGGCGACCACGGCACCCAGGAGACCGTCCTCCAGTCGCACCTCGCACTCTGTGTGCTCGGCCTCGTGTTGATCGTCGTCTCCGGACTGGGGGTGCCGATCATCTCGAGCGTCGACCCCGTTCTGTGGGGCGTTATCGCGATGCTCGGCGTCGCCGCGAGCAGCCTGTACAATCTGCTCGGGTGACGACGAGTCGTCGACACCGGTAGGCCGCTCGAAAAAACGCTTTCATAACGACGGCTGTCAATCGGTACCGGTGCAACCGAGACCCGTCTTGCGGTTGCACCGGAACATAGTCACAGCCATCATTATCAACCGATCAGCAACGGCTCGGCTTGCCCTTAGGTTAGGGCTGCTGCCTTGTCGCCGTCGTCGCCACAGTTGGTGGTCTGCTTCTCATCGCCAGCTGGTTTGTCGTTGTCAGCCGGCTTGTCGTTGTCAGCCGGCTTGTCGTTGTCTATTGGCGCGTCGTTATCGTCCTCGTCGACTGGTGCTTCGTCGTCATCGACAGGTGGCATCTCGTCATCGTCGACAGGTGGCATCTCGTCATCGTCGACAGGTGGCATCTCGTCATCGTCGACAGGTGGCATCTCGTCATCGTCGACAGGTGGCATCTCGTCATCAACTGGCGCGTCGGGTGCATCCTTGACGAGCACGTAGATGGTCGCCTGTTCGATCGTCACCTGGAGTCGGTCGTCGTCGACGGGTGCTTCGTCATCGACTGGTGCTTCGTCGTCGTCAGCGGGTTCCTCGTCATCATCGATTGGTGCCTCGTCATCATCGACTGGTGCTTCGTCATCGTCGACAGGTGGCATCTCGTCATCGACTGGCGCGTCGGGTGCATCCTCGACGAGCACGTAGATGGTCGCCTGTTCGATCGTCACCTGGAGTCGGTCGTCGTCAACGGGTTCCTCGTCGTCATCGACGGGTGCCTCGTCATCGTTGACGGGTTCCTCGTCGTCATCGACGGGTGCCTCGTCATCGTTGACGGGTTCCTCGTCGTCATCGACGGGTGCCTCGTCATCGTTGACGGGTTCCTCGTCGTCATCGACGCTCACGTAGATGGTCGCCTGTTCGATCGTCACCTGGAGTCGGTCGTCGTCAACGGGTTCCTCATCGTCGTCGACAGGAGCCTCGTCGTCGTTGACGGGTTCTTCATCGTCGTCGACAGGAGCCTCGTCGTCGTTGACGGGTTCTTCATCGTCGTCGACAGGAGCCTCGTCGTCAATGGGCTCCTCTACCTCATCGAGGCCCTCGGCGATCACGAAGATGGTCGCGTAATCGAACGTTGCGTCGTGTTCGTCGTTATCGACGGCTGCCTCATCGTCGTCGTCGACAGGTGCTTCGTCATCATCGACCTCGTCGTCAGTGACTGCTTCGTCCTCTGCAGGCATCTCATCGAGATGCACGAGGATGGTCGCGTGATCGATCGTCACCTCGTGTCGATCGTCATCAACGGGTTCTTCCTCGTCGTCGACAGGGGCTTCGTCATCGTCGACTGGTGTTTCATCGTCGTCGACAGAAGCCTCGTCATCGTCGATTGGGACGATAGTCGCCTGCTCAATAGTTACGTCGACCGATACGTCTTCGTGTGTGTCAAGTACTCCTTCGGCCAGTTCTCCTGGTACGTCGTTCTCCGCGTGATCGCTCGTACTCGAAGCCGATGGCGCTGCCGCCATCGCTGCCCCGCTCGAGAACACGAGCATCAGCGCAGTGACCACGACGAGTAGCTGATTGCGTGCGTTCATGTATAGGCCGTGAAGCCATCGGTGGGTCGACGTTTCGGCGCATAAAGCGACGCAACCATTTCGAGAGAAAGCAGATAATACCCGAAAGCAACGGCCCAGTCAGTCGTCCGTTCGCCGACCGAAAACAACGATTAGATGATGGACAGTTCTGTGGGAGTGTCTACAGTCGTGACTGGATCCCGGTCGAACCTGTCAATCAGTCCCGGACTCGTCGGACTTCGATGCGGCGGGTTCCTGTCCTGGAAGACAGATCAGGTTCTCACGACCCAGTCGAAGCTTCGTTATCTCGTCGTCTTCCTCGAGGTCTGCGAGCAACCGGCTCACCTTGGCTTTCGACCAGTCGACCGCGTCGACGATTTCCGACTGGCGCATTCGCCCCCCGTTTCGGCCGACGAGTTGCCGGATCCGTTCGCGATCGCTCACGAACTCCTCTTCCGGTGGCGGGCTCACGTGTGTTGTCTGCTCGTGGTCCGTCAGCCTGTTTCGAAGCACCAGGACGCTTCCGAGGAGAACGAGAATCACGATCCCGAACAGCGCAGCTACGTGCGGACCCGGATCGAGCAACCGGATCACCAACTCGTCGACGGGAGCCGCCGAAGGTGGCGTCTCGAACGCTCGAGTCGGATGCGTTCTGTGGACCGTGGATAAGAAGTTTGACATAATTGGCTTTCACGAGCGCACTGTGTTATCGTCGGGTATGGACGTTATCGCGCAACAAAGCGCTTTTTATAAATAGTCGGTTGTTATTCTTCATCATCTATTTTATATGTGGTGACGTGTCGGCCGACGGTCGTTACCGGCGGGCGATACTCGAGTCCGGATCCCGTCGACGGAACCGGAAACCGTGACGAAAGACGCCTCGATCATGGGTCGACTCCCGATATACCGACCCGGTGAATAAGCACGCCCGGACGTTTGCAACGATTGGGGCCGATCCACTCCGGATTCTAGCCATTAACGAGCTATTTCAGCGACTGTGTTCTGGAACCGACATTCCGGCCTGGCATATCTATGCCGAATCCTTATCCTCACGGAGCGTCGAGATAGCACGACAGGGAGCGGTCGAGTGACCGACACCCGTCGACGGCTACGACAGCGACACGTAGTACGTGACAGACAGATGACCCCGCTAACACACACGCTCCGAGTCTGGTCCCAGGCGTCCGATCACGTCGTATCGAGTATCGTCGAGGCGAATCGGGCAACGGCTGCCGCCTTCGGCGTCGACGGAACGCAGACACGATCACGAGAGGAATGTTCGGACGCGATCGACGACGAAACCGATCCCGCGATCGAACCGATCGAACACGAACGTCGCCCGTGGCGATACGACCGAACCGTCGACGAGCCGTCCGCGATCGACGTCGGCGACGTCGTCACCTTTGCGAAACCCATCTCCGACGATGACGTCCTCGAGTTCGCCACCGCAAGCGGTGACACCAACCGACTCCACTTGGACGAGACCTTCGCCGCCGAGTCCCGGTTCGGCGAGCGGATCGTTCACGGGACGCTCGTCTCCGGACTCATCAGCGCCGCGCTCGCACGGATCCCTGGCGTCACCATCTATCTCTCACAGGACCTCGAGTTCGTCGGTCCAGTGTCGATCGGCGACCGGCTCACCGCGACCGTCGAGATCGTCGAGGACCTCGGCGGCGATCGGTACCGCCTCGAGACGACGGTCGAGACCGACGACGACGTCGTCGTCAACGGCGAAGCGGTCGTCATGATCGACCGCGTACCCGACCTCGAAAACGAGGCCGTGGACACGGTGGATACGGACACGACCTAGGCGCCCGGCACGCCGACGGCGTCGAACGTCGTCACGTCGACGAACGCGAGGATGTACAGGACGATCAGGATCGAGATCCACGCGACCAGCGTGATCGCAATCGCCTGCACCCAGCCGCCCGGATACCGCGCGTTGATCACTGCGAGGTACGCAAGGAGGACGAGCAACGGGCCGAGAAGGGGAACCCAGCCGAAAAAGAAGCCGACGACGCCCCAGACGACTGCACCGAGCAGCGCCGTTATGATCGCGTACGTATAATCCTGTACGTCGACGATGACGCTCGCTCCGACGTAGATTCCGAACGCGCCGATCAACAGACTCACCACGAAGACCACGATGCTGTCTATGACCGCCATACGCCCCCTACGACCGACCTATCATTAGTTACCTGTCTCTTACACCACCGAAGGGGCGCGATTCCACGCCGATCCCTCGTCGCAACGTTCACGTGCCCGTAGAAGTGATGCGACTCGCGTCGCCGTAACGGGCGATTCTAGACTGGTGGCATCACGGGACTAGTCGTGTCACTCTCGTTCTCGGTCCGGGAGGATCGTTCGGGCGTGTTCGTAGACGTCGCCGAACTGTTCCTCGCCGGCGAGATCTCGCAGACCAGCCTCGAGGTCGATCGTCGCTTCGAAGCCCAGTTCCCGACGCGCCTTCGAGATGCTGGCTCCGCTGTGTCTGACGTCGCCCGCTCTCGCGGCCCGGTGGACGATCGGAACGTCGGCTCCGACGACGTCGCGGATCGTCGCCGCCAGCTCGAGGATCGACGCTCGAGTGCCGGTGCCGACGTTGTAGGCGTCGCCGACGTCGTCGGTCGTCGCCGCGAGCAGATTCGCCCGGACGACGTCCGCGACGTGGACGAAGTCGCGGGTCTGCTCGCCGTCGCCCTCGACGGTGATCGCCTCGCCGGCGCGGGCCTGCTCGAGAAACGTCGAGATGACGCCGCTGTAGGGGCCCTGCTGGCGCGGTCCGTAGACGTTGAAATACCGAAGCGAGACGGTCGGAACGTCGTACAGCTCCGTGTACAGCCGGGCGTACTCCTCGAGTGCGAGTTTCTGGACGCCGTACGGCGACGACGGCTCGGGCGATGCCGTCTCCGGCACCGGGAGCTCGGCCGGATGGCCGTAGACTGCGGCACTCGAGGCCAGGACGACCCGGGCGTCTTCGTCGCGTGCCTGCTCTAAGAGCGCGAGTCCCGCCTCGAAGTTTACCTCGTTAGTTTCGGCCGGCCGATCGACCGTCGCCGGGACGTCCACGATCGCCGCCTCGTGAAAGATCAGATCGACGTCGCGAGTCGCCCGTTCGACGACGTCACGATCACAGACGTCGCCCTCGAGAACCGTCGCGTCGTCGTGGACGCGTTCGCGATCGCCCGTCGAGAAGTTATCGAGGACGCGAACGTCGTTGTGATCGATCAGCGCGTCGACGAGGTGACTGCCGATGAAGCCGCCACCCCCGGTGACGAGCACCGTCCGGTCGCGGATCGGTGGAATATCCATCGCAGCCGGCGCTACCAGTTCCGGTGCGTTTAGTATGGCACTCGTACCGTCTGCTATCCGTCCCTTACGAGTGTGACCGGGCTACAGTCGCTCGCTGCACTCCCGACAGAATCGATACGCGAGATCGTTCCGACAGCCGCAGTTCCAGCACACGACCCGGAGTCGCTCTCGCTCGTGTCCCGTTTTCTCCTCGAGTGCCGCCGGTGGTCCCGAATCGAACTCCTCGTCCGGTGTGTAGGGCTCGAGTTCGCCCGTCTTTCGGGCCCGGTGGCGCTCGCGAGCGTCGGTCACGAACCCCCGAAAGAGCGGAACCGAGACGACGAGGACGACGATCGAACCGGTGACGAACAGGACGAGGAACACGTAGGCCCCGTCGATCATACGCCACGTACGTTCCGCGAGAACAAAGACCTCACCGTTCGGATTCCAACGGCCAACACAACCTATATGCGCGACGGTCGGGAACCCCTGGCAATGACTCGTGCTGTCGATCTCGTCGTCTCGAACTGCACCGTCGTGACCCCGGCAGGACGCGTTCCGGATGCGGGCGTCGCCGTCGAGGACGGAACGATCGTCGCCGTTGGCCAGGCCGACCGACTCCCCGAGGCCGACCGCACCGTCGACGCCGGCGGAAACGTACTCGTTCCCGGGATCGTCGACGCCCACATCCACAACCGCGAACCCGGTCTCGAGTACAAGGAAGACTGGGAGTCCGCGACGCGGGCGGCTGCGGCCGGCGGCGTGACGACCGTCGTCGGCATGCCGAACACCGACCCCGTGATCGACCGGCCCGACCACCTCGAGCTCAAGTTCGATCGCGGCGAGGCGTCGGCCCACGTCGACTTCGGTACGTTCGCCGTGATCACCTCGGAGAACCTCGAGCGCATCCCGGCACTCGAGGAGGCGGGTGCGACCGGCTTCAAGATCTTTCTCGGCTCGACGGTCGGCGACGTCCCGCCGCCGGGAGACGGCGAGATCTTAGAGGCGATGGAACGAGTCCGGGAGACCGGCAAACGGCTCGGCTTCCACGAGGAAAACGACGAGATCATCGACCACTACGAGCGGACGTTCAAGGAGCAGGGGAAAAACGAGCCGATCGACCACGCTCACTCCCGTCCCGTGATCGCCGAACGCGAGGCGATCGAACGGATGATCACCTTTGCCGAGGAGACCGGCGCGAAGATCCACATGTACCACGTCTCCTCGGGGTCGGGAGCCGAGGCAGTTGCCCGCGGCAAAGAACGCGGTGTCGACGTCACCGCCGAGACCTGTCCGCACTACCTGTGGTTCACCGAGGACGTCATGCGAGAGAAGGGCAACGTTGCGCGCATCCAGCCGCCGATCCGCGACGCCGACGAGCAGGCCCGCCTCTGGGCCGCCCTCGAGTCCGGTTCGATCGATTGCATCGCGACCGACCACGCCCCCCACACCGACGAGGAGAAGAAAGTCGACGACCCGTTCGGGAACACCTGGGACGCCATCTCGGGGTTCGTCGGCCTCGAGACCGAGATCCCCGTCATGCTCACGTTCGTCGACGAAGGGCGACTGACCCTCGAGGAGTGGGTCTACCGTCACTCCACGCGTCCGGCCCAGGTCTGGGGGATGTATCCACAGAAGGGCTCGCTTCAGGTCGGCACCGACGCCGACTTCACCATCGTCGATCCCGACCGCGAGTGGACCCTCGAGGACCGAACGGACCTGCACTCGAAAAACTGCGTGACGCCGTTCGAGGGCGAATCCTTCGTCGGCAAGGCGACGACGACGGTGGTTCGTGGCGAAGTCGTCTACGACGAGGGCGACGTCGTCGGCGAGTCGGGCTACGGCACTCGCGTGGACGTCGAGACGGCGTAACCGACTCCGTTACCCGCTCACTCGAGGTCGGCTCCGATCGCCTCCTCCACCGAGTCGAATCCGTCGCGTTCGAGCATGGCGACGAGTCCGCGGTTGATCTCGCGGGCGGTCGACGGGCCGTTGTAGACGAAGCCGGTGTACAGCTGGACGAGCGAGGCACCGGCACGGATCTTCTCGTAGGCACTCGCGGCCGAGTCGACGCCGCCGACGCCGACGATCGGCACGTCGGTGTACCCAGCGAGCGTCCGGACGATCTCGGTCGAGCGATTCGCGAGCGGTTTCCCGCTCAAACCGCCCCACTCATCGCGGTTTTCCGAGCCGAGTCCGTCCCGTCGCGTCGTCGTGTTCGTCGCGACGATGCCGTCGAGGTCGAACGCTTCGACGATGTCGACGAGTTCGTACAGCGACTCCGCGGGAGAGTCTGGGCCGACTTTCACGAGCAGGGGGACGTTCGCGTCGTTTTCGGCCTCGAGCGTCTCGAAGATCGCCTCGAGGTGTTCGGGTGAATCCTCCTCGAACTCGTCGGGCGTGTTCGGACAGGAGACGTTGACGACGACGTAGTCGGCGTACGGCGAGAGCCGGTCGAACACCCGCCGGTAGTCCTCGATCGCTTCGTCCTCGCTCGAGGTGTTCATCTTACCGACGTTGACGCCGATCGGGACGTCGGGGAGTCCGTCGCGTTCGATCCGGTCTCTGACCCGATCCATGCCCTGGCCGTTGAAGCCCATCCGGTTTATCATCGCCTCGTCCTCGCGCAGACGAAACAGCCGCGGACGCTCGTTGCCCGCCTGGGGGTACGGCGTCACGGTGCCGACCTCGACGAAGCCGAAGCCGAGCGCGGCGAGCGCGTGGGTGACCTCGGCGTTCTTGTCGAATCCGGCGGCGACGCCGACGGGGTTCGGGAACGTGGTGTCGAAACGGTCGATCTCGAGCGCCGGGTGCTCGTAGCGATAGGCACGCCGAAGCACGGCCCGGGTCGGACGCGTCGATCCCGCCGCTCGGAGCGTGCGCTTGCCGAGATCGTGTGCCGTCTCGGCGGGGAGCGCGAACGCGAGCGGCCGAAGCCTCGAGTAGAGTGTCATTGCCGATGAATCGGGGGTAGCGACACGTAAAGTCCTCGGGAGAGACGCGGCGATCGTCGGGCCGTTGCGGGCATCGCCGTCGTCTTCGTACACGGCATACTCTCGCACTCGCTGGCCGACACCGGACGAACGAGCGAAAATTTCGACTATAGGCATAGGAATGTGAATTACCAATCCGGACTCGATGTAACCTGACTAACTGCGAGACGACTGGCGGATAACGAAATAGTTTTCCTATGGGTGACGCTTGGGTCGACTACCAAGGGAGACATGAGTACTCAACGACGGTCACCAAAGGGATTCGCCGTGGCGGTTGAACGAACGCTTGCACCGCTGTCGGACACGGTGACCGTCCGACAGAGTGACCGACGCGTCGGGAACGGGGAGCCGACGCGTGCGGACCCACTCGAGGCGGTGGAGGCGGTGGACTCGTTCGGCCCACCACGGGAGCGCGTCGTACGGGGGTGGCCGACGTGAGCCGATCCGGTGGCGTACTTGTTCCGGTCGGCCCGTCGGCGACGCTCGAGGAGACGGTGTCCTACGCCGTCGGGGTGGTGAGAGACGTCGGGGGAGGAACCGTTCACATCGTCCGGACGGTCCCGGGACACCACGTTAGCGACGATGCGCTGGAACGGGATCAGCAGATACTAGAACGAGCCGAACGTCTCGCCAGAGAAGCAGCCGACGGCGAGATATCCGTCCGGACGGATCTGCTCGGGATCGGTCGGTATATTGCCGATCCGGCAGAACACGTCGACTTGCTCGTCGACCACGTCCGCGAGCACGACCTCGATCGGATAATTCTCGATCCGGACTACTCCGTCGACGCCACTGCCCCCTCGTTGCAGCCGATCGATTCGGTGATTTCGACCGCGGACGTCGAATACGAGCGCGTATCCGTCTCGAAACGAGACTTGCGCCCGACGCGAGAGGGAGTGATCCGTGGGGGGGTACTGTTCGGACTGACGGTCGCGTTCTATCTCGCGCTCGGCGGGCTCGGATCGACGTTTACGTACGCTTCCGCCGTCGGTACGGGCATTCTCGTAGCCGTCCTCTTTCGAAACGTCGCCTTCGAGACGACTCCGCATCTGTTTCCAGCGATGGGAGTGGTCGCACGAAGCGCGCTGTTCGTGCCGTATCTCCTGTGG contains:
- a CDS encoding winged helix-turn-helix domain-containing protein; its protein translation is MTLPEANSRRVCDGTQIFHVLGNDRRRAIVQLLAEHPDHVDVSDVASEIAERETDTTPVPNNLYKSVYVSLQQTHLPQLEEDAIIEYDPEAKTIQPGPHFEDVLEYVDGDHGTQETVLQSHLALCVLGLVLIVVSGLGVPIISSVDPVLWGVIAMLGVAASSLYNLLG
- a CDS encoding helix-turn-helix transcriptional regulator, with translation MSNFLSTVHRTHPTRAFETPPSAAPVDELVIRLLDPGPHVAALFGIVILVLLGSVLVLRNRLTDHEQTTHVSPPPEEEFVSDRERIRQLVGRNGGRMRQSEIVDAVDWSKAKVSRLLADLEEDDEITKLRLGRENLICLPGQEPAASKSDESGTD
- a CDS encoding MaoC family dehydratase, whose protein sequence is MTPLTHTLRVWSQASDHVVSSIVEANRATAAAFGVDGTQTRSREECSDAIDDETDPAIEPIEHERRPWRYDRTVDEPSAIDVGDVVTFAKPISDDDVLEFATASGDTNRLHLDETFAAESRFGERIVHGTLVSGLISAALARIPGVTIYLSQDLEFVGPVSIGDRLTATVEIVEDLGGDRYRLETTVETDDDVVVNGEAVVMIDRVPDLENEAVDTVDTDTT
- a CDS encoding NAD-dependent epimerase/dehydratase family protein: MDIPPIRDRTVLVTGGGGFIGSHLVDALIDHNDVRVLDNFSTGDRERVHDDATVLEGDVCDRDVVERATRDVDLIFHEAAIVDVPATVDRPAETNEVNFEAGLALLEQARDEDARVVLASSAAVYGHPAELPVPETASPEPSSPYGVQKLALEEYARLYTELYDVPTVSLRYFNVYGPRQQGPYSGVISTFLEQARAGEAITVEGDGEQTRDFVHVADVVRANLLAATTDDVGDAYNVGTGTRASILELAATIRDVVGADVPIVHRAARAGDVRHSGASISKARRELGFEATIDLEAGLRDLAGEEQFGDVYEHARTILPDRERE
- a CDS encoding zinc ribbon domain-containing protein, yielding MIDGAYVFLVLFVTGSIVVLVVSVPLFRGFVTDARERHRARKTGELEPYTPDEEFDSGPPAALEEKTGHERERLRVVCWNCGCRNDLAYRFCRECSERL
- the allB gene encoding allantoinase AllB — protein: MTRAVDLVVSNCTVVTPAGRVPDAGVAVEDGTIVAVGQADRLPEADRTVDAGGNVLVPGIVDAHIHNREPGLEYKEDWESATRAAAAGGVTTVVGMPNTDPVIDRPDHLELKFDRGEASAHVDFGTFAVITSENLERIPALEEAGATGFKIFLGSTVGDVPPPGDGEILEAMERVRETGKRLGFHEENDEIIDHYERTFKEQGKNEPIDHAHSRPVIAEREAIERMITFAEETGAKIHMYHVSSGSGAEAVARGKERGVDVTAETCPHYLWFTEDVMREKGNVARIQPPIRDADEQARLWAALESGSIDCIATDHAPHTDEEKKVDDPFGNTWDAISGFVGLETEIPVMLTFVDEGRLTLEEWVYRHSTRPAQVWGMYPQKGSLQVGTDADFTIVDPDREWTLEDRTDLHSKNCVTPFEGESFVGKATTTVVRGEVVYDEGDVVGESGYGTRVDVETA
- a CDS encoding quinone-dependent dihydroorotate dehydrogenase encodes the protein MTLYSRLRPLAFALPAETAHDLGKRTLRAAGSTRPTRAVLRRAYRYEHPALEIDRFDTTFPNPVGVAAGFDKNAEVTHALAALGFGFVEVGTVTPYPQAGNERPRLFRLREDEAMINRMGFNGQGMDRVRDRIERDGLPDVPIGVNVGKMNTSSEDEAIEDYRRVFDRLSPYADYVVVNVSCPNTPDEFEEDSPEHLEAIFETLEAENDANVPLLVKVGPDSPAESLYELVDIVEAFDLDGIVATNTTTRRDGLGSENRDEWGGLSGKPLANRSTEIVRTLAGYTDVPIVGVGGVDSAASAYEKIRAGASLVQLYTGFVYNGPSTAREINRGLVAMLERDGFDSVEEAIGADLE
- a CDS encoding monovalent cation/H+ antiporter subunit E, whose protein sequence is MSRSGGVLVPVGPSATLEETVSYAVGVVRDVGGGTVHIVRTVPGHHVSDDALERDQQILERAERLAREAADGEISVRTDLLGIGRYIADPAEHVDLLVDHVREHDLDRIILDPDYSVDATAPSLQPIDSVISTADVEYERVSVSKRDLRPTREGVIRGGVLFGLTVAFYLALGGLGSTFTYASAVGTGILVAVLFRNVAFETTPHLFPAMGVVARSALFVPYLLWEIAKANVLFAYVVLHPSMPIDPGMDRVDAAVSDGLSVTTFANSITLTPGTLTVDAIGNHLLVHSLTPGARDDLVDGVHERAVRYLFYGRDGLKLPGPGARGDADALSGPAASGSDRGDVDD